The Fluviicola sp. genome contains a region encoding:
- a CDS encoding DUF2851 family protein, with protein sequence MNENYLHFLWKNKRLPLTNLLTTDGEKVEILHVGIHNLDSGPDFFNGKIVLNEITHSGNIELHVKSSDWNLHGHQFDKAYSNVILHVVYEHDQLIFVEGIPLPTVELKSLIDWDHFNWFTNYYKRTASILCEPFLKEIPEVVVINQLERAVFQRMDRKMMELEQLYQTTTMSFKEVLFHTISKAFGMKVNQLPFQELAVGIPFDKFLKATQKQKMAIAFGVGGFLDEEKPVAYHRELKQEWDFQRYRLKLSARNAHSWKFKGCRPGGFPTQRLAQFVTFVHEMNWDSEIWYLPANGLLSMLQTQLMKPAHEYWSTHFDFGKEKKTASTLSIATANTIITNSVVPFLWWLSHRLADNAYRNKAFEILELLPAEKNEKITTWKNLGIKPANALESQGLIELTNEFCLKKKCLDCVIGNTILKRSHVKNVKW encoded by the coding sequence ATGAATGAAAATTACCTCCATTTTCTTTGGAAGAACAAGCGGCTTCCATTAACAAACCTGCTTACTACGGACGGTGAAAAAGTGGAAATCCTGCACGTCGGAATACACAACCTGGATTCGGGGCCTGATTTTTTCAACGGGAAGATCGTTTTGAATGAAATCACGCATTCCGGGAATATTGAACTGCATGTGAAGTCTTCGGATTGGAACCTGCATGGCCACCAATTTGATAAAGCTTATTCCAATGTAATCCTTCACGTGGTTTATGAGCACGACCAATTGATTTTTGTGGAAGGAATTCCGCTTCCGACGGTGGAATTGAAATCCCTGATCGATTGGGATCATTTCAACTGGTTTACCAATTATTATAAAAGAACGGCTTCCATTCTGTGCGAACCGTTTTTAAAGGAAATCCCGGAAGTGGTTGTGATCAATCAACTCGAACGGGCGGTTTTTCAGCGGATGGACCGGAAAATGATGGAACTGGAACAATTGTATCAAACCACCACGATGTCTTTTAAAGAAGTGTTGTTCCATACGATTTCGAAAGCATTCGGAATGAAGGTCAACCAGCTCCCTTTCCAGGAACTGGCGGTGGGGATTCCCTTTGACAAGTTTCTGAAAGCCACGCAAAAGCAAAAAATGGCCATTGCATTCGGAGTCGGCGGATTTTTGGATGAAGAAAAACCAGTTGCTTATCACCGGGAGTTGAAGCAGGAATGGGATTTTCAGCGCTACCGGCTCAAATTGTCGGCCCGGAATGCCCACAGCTGGAAGTTCAAAGGCTGCAGGCCCGGCGGTTTTCCGACTCAACGCCTGGCGCAATTCGTAACTTTTGTGCATGAAATGAACTGGGATTCGGAGATCTGGTACCTTCCTGCAAACGGATTGCTTTCCATGCTGCAAACCCAATTGATGAAACCAGCCCATGAATACTGGTCGACGCATTTTGATTTCGGGAAGGAGAAAAAGACTGCTTCAACGTTGAGTATTGCTACTGCCAATACCATCATTACCAACAGCGTGGTTCCGTTTTTGTGGTGGTTGTCGCACCGCCTGGCTGATAATGCTTACAGGAATAAGGCCTTTGAAATCCTGGAATTGCTTCCTGCTGAAAAGAATGAGAAAATCACTACCTGGAAAAACCTGGGGATCAAACCTGCCAATGCATTGGAGTCGCAGGGCTTGATTGAGCTTACCAATGAGTTTTGTCTGAAAAAGAAATGTTTGGATTGTGTGATCGGAAACACGATACTTAAAAGGTCACATGTAAAGAATGTAAAATGGTAA
- a CDS encoding PspC domain-containing protein, whose amino-acid sequence MKRTLQKIAFFFEMRSFGVCSWWATKLGIQTNKVRLGFIYATCIGLGSPLIPYLIMAWILEHKHYFGFRRSKRASIWEL is encoded by the coding sequence ATGAAAAGAACCCTTCAAAAAATAGCTTTTTTCTTTGAGATGCGCTCCTTCGGAGTGTGCTCCTGGTGGGCAACCAAATTGGGAATACAGACCAATAAAGTACGTTTGGGTTTCATCTATGCAACGTGCATCGGGTTGGGTTCTCCATTGATTCCTTATCTCATTATGGCCTGGATTTTAGAGCACAAACATTATTTCGGTTTCAGAAGATCGAAACGTGCGTCTATTT